The Prosthecobacter dejongeii genome contains a region encoding:
- a CDS encoding putative quorum-sensing-regulated virulence factor translates to MDDLAAQMKRDLEEIGRTHMPFGKYGPQNHPPYGVPIYDIPAEYLGWFANKAGFPKGRLGTLLQMVHQMKVDGSDIVFDIFRKQRGGPTRLRPKKRRVWEGLNPPGGDDAAEG, encoded by the coding sequence ATGGATGACCTAGCCGCCCAGATGAAACGCGATCTCGAAGAGATCGGGCGGACTCACATGCCCTTTGGGAAGTATGGGCCGCAGAATCATCCGCCCTATGGGGTGCCCATTTACGACATCCCAGCGGAGTATCTGGGCTGGTTTGCTAACAAAGCCGGATTTCCGAAAGGGCGGCTGGGCACCCTGCTACAAATGGTCCACCAGATGAAGGTGGATGGGTCCGACATCGTCTTCGACATCTTCCGCAAGCAACGGGGCGGGCCCACGCGCTTGCGGCCGAAAAAGCGGCGTGTGTGGGAGGGGCTCAACCCACCCGGCGGCGACGACGCAGCAGAAGGCTGA